In Sphingobacterium thalpophilum, a genomic segment contains:
- a CDS encoding transposase produces MHESFNALMPLIIPEGVSDYFEMTHYSKEEKRLDIFLEELNNTPEEYQGQKLISKGFFEPVTLQDFPIRGMQVYLHVKRRRWLNQDTDKVVYRNWELVAKGTRITQDFAAFLKGISGQPGS; encoded by the coding sequence ATGCACGAATCTTTTAACGCGTTAATGCCCTTAATTATTCCCGAAGGAGTTTCCGATTATTTTGAGATGACCCACTATTCCAAAGAAGAAAAAAGACTGGATATCTTTCTGGAGGAACTCAATAATACACCTGAAGAATATCAAGGCCAGAAGTTGATTTCCAAGGGGTTTTTCGAACCCGTTACCCTTCAAGATTTTCCTATCCGTGGCATGCAGGTCTATCTTCATGTCAAGCGCCGCAGGTGGCTCAACCAGGATACCGATAAAGTAGTCTACAGAAATTGGGAACTAGTAGCCAAAGGGACGCGCATCACACAGGATTTCGCAGCTTTTTTAAAAGGTATCAGCGGACAACCAGGCTCATAG
- a CDS encoding 4'-phosphopantetheinyl transferase superfamily protein, giving the protein MSLVYLREIDNQTKFAIWRIEESDDDLLSKLQLDEREKAKLGSFNKGKRRLHWLATRVLLRTLLNTSRYIECPSDANGKPYLANFPQKISLSHSFDYAAAMISTKGEVGIDMEIIKTKVERIQHKFLKPAELAFIAQDDSRYEQLYACWCAKEAIYKLQGNAGVSFLNNMTIQPFEYQTQGILKLELDSDQDKHIYDVHYEKFNEYMLAYAVE; this is encoded by the coding sequence ATGAGTCTAGTGTATCTACGTGAAATTGATAACCAAACCAAATTTGCAATTTGGCGAATTGAGGAATCGGACGACGATTTACTGTCGAAGCTTCAATTGGATGAACGTGAAAAAGCAAAATTAGGGTCCTTTAATAAAGGGAAAAGACGGTTGCATTGGCTTGCCACACGTGTGCTATTGCGAACCTTATTAAACACATCCCGCTATATCGAATGTCCTTCGGATGCAAATGGCAAGCCTTATCTCGCTAATTTCCCCCAAAAAATATCACTTTCACACTCCTTTGATTACGCTGCAGCAATGATCAGTACAAAAGGTGAGGTTGGTATCGACATGGAAATCATCAAAACAAAAGTAGAGCGCATCCAACATAAGTTTCTAAAACCTGCGGAGCTTGCATTCATCGCCCAGGATGATAGCCGATATGAGCAGCTTTATGCTTGCTGGTGCGCCAAAGAAGCGATTTATAAACTTCAAGGCAACGCTGGAGTCTCCTTCTTGAACAACATGACCATACAACCATTCGAATATCAAACACAAGGCATATTAAAACTTGAACTCGACAGCGATCAAGACAAACATATTTATGATGTCCATTACGAGAAGTTCAATGAATATATGCTCGCATACGCTGTAGAATAG